In Streptomyces sannanensis, the DNA window TCGGATCCCCCTGGATCCTCCCCCTTCCCGTTCCCGTTCCCGTTCCGAAGCGAAGGACCGCGCGTATGTCCCACAGTTCCGCTCCTGCGGTCTCGGTGGTCATCCCCTGCCATGGCTACGCCCGCTATCTGCCCGAGGCTGTGTCCAGCGTCATTGCCCAGACCTTCGACGACTGGGAACTCGTCATCGTCGACGACGGCAGCACCGACAACACGGTCGAGGTGGCCGAGGCTCTGATCGCCGGCCATCCCGACCGGCGCATCAGGCTGCTCCAGCAGGCCAATGCCGGTGTCTCCGCCGCGCGCAACGCCGGGATCGAGGCCGGCACCGGCCGCTATATCCTTCCGCTGGACGCCGACGACGTGATCGCGGCCACGATGCTGGAGAAGACCGTCACGGTCCTGGACAGCAACCCCGGCATCGCCATCGCCTCGACCGATGTGTTCACGTTCACCGACGACGATCTGCCCCCGCAGGCGATGCCCCTCCCCGCCTACAGCAGAGAACTGCTGCTCCAGCGACTCATCATGTTCTACTGCTCGCTGTACCGCCGTGAGGCCTGGCAGACCGTGGGCGGGTACGACGAGAGCATGCGGGCAGGTGAGGACTGGGACTTCTGGATCGGCTGCGCCGAACACGGCTTCGATGCTCACCATATCCATGAGCTGCTGTTCGGGGCGCGCAACAAGGACACAGGACTCCACCTGGAAGCCGCAGAGAACGACCTGGCCATCCGGGCGCGGATCGTGGCCAACCACCCGAGCCTGTTCAAGCCGATCACCCGTGGCTGGGCCCAGGCCGTGCTCAGCCAGGACGCGGAAGCCTGCCTGCGGGACGAGCACGTACCCGACGACATCCTCACCCGGGCCGCGGAGATGGATCAGTTCCTCGGTGCGGTCATGGCCCTGCAGCGC includes these proteins:
- a CDS encoding glycosyltransferase family A protein, whose product is MSHSSAPAVSVVIPCHGYARYLPEAVSSVIAQTFDDWELVIVDDGSTDNTVEVAEALIAGHPDRRIRLLQQANAGVSAARNAGIEAGTGRYILPLDADDVIAATMLEKTVTVLDSNPGIAIASTDVFTFTDDDLPPQAMPLPAYSRELLLQRLIMFYCSLYRREAWQTVGGYDESMRAGEDWDFWIGCAEHGFDAHHIHELLFGARNKDTGLHLEAAENDLAIRARIVANHPSLFKPITRGWAQAVLSQDAEACLRDEHVPDDILTRAAEMDQFLGAVMALQRTARVQYYHIQRLERELAAHNGTAGPTVQRVPTAPAI